In one window of Onychomys torridus chromosome 5, mOncTor1.1, whole genome shotgun sequence DNA:
- the Rad23a gene encoding UV excision repair protein RAD23 homolog A isoform X2, which yields MLYEDPGLPHCSGPVMAVTITLKTLQQQTFKIRMEPEETVKVLKEKIETEKGRDAFPVAGQKLIYAGKILSDDVPIKEYHIDEKNFVVVMVTKAKAGQGTPAPPEVSPTAAPESSTPFPPAPASGMSHPPPTSREDKSPTEDSATPTSPESISGSVPSSGSSGREEDAASTLVTGSEYETMLTEIMSMGYERERVVAALRASYNNPHRAVEYLLTGIPGSPEPEHGSVQESQVPEQPAAEAGENPLEFLRDQPQFQNMRQVIQQNPALLPALLQQLGQENPQLLQQISRHQEQFIQMLNEPPGELADVSDVEGEVGAIGEEAPQMNYIQVTPQEKEAIERLKALGFPESLVIQAYFACEKNENLAANFLLSQNFDDE from the exons ATGTTGTACGAGGATCCCGGGCTGCCGCATTGCTCCGGCCCCGTCATGGCCGTCACCATTACACTTAAAACGCTGCAGCAGCAGACCTTCAAGATACGCATGGAGCCTGAGGAGACG GTGAAGGTTCTGAAAGAGAAGATAGAAACTGAGAAGGGCAGAGATGCTTTCCCTGTGGCTGGACAGAAACTCATCTATGCTGGCAAGATCTTGAGTGATGATGTCCCCATCAAGGAATACCATATAGATGAGAAGAACTTTGTGGTTGTCATGGTGACCAAG GCCAAGGCTGGCCAAGGTACTCCAGCACCCCCAGAGGTCTCTCCCACTGCTGCCCCGGAGTCCTCTACACCTTTCCCTCCAGCTCCGGCATCAGGCATGTCCCATCCTCCACCTACCAGCAGAGAGGACAAGAGCCCAACAGAGGATTCAGCCACCCCAACGTCTCCAGAATCCATTTCCGG CTCTGTTCCCTCTTCAGGTAGCAGCGGGCGAGAGGAAGACGCAGCTTCCACATTAG TGACTGGCTCTGAGTATGAGACGATGCTGACTGAGATCATGTCCATGGGCTACGAGCGCGAGCGGGTTGTGGCCGCATTGAGGGCCAGCTACAACAACCCCCACAGAGCTGTGGAGTACTTACTCACG GGAATTCCCGGAAGCCCGGAACCAGAACATGGTTCTGTCCAGGAGAGCCAGGTACCCGAACAGCCGGCCGCAGAGGCAG GGGAGAACCCCCTGGAGTTCCTGCGGGACCAGCCCCAGTTCCAGAACATGCGGCAAGTGATTCAGCAGAACCCAGCGCTGCTTCCTGCACTGCTCCAGCAGCTGGGCCAGGAGAACCCTCAGCTCTTGCAG CAAATTAGCCGTCACCAGGAGCAGTTCATCCAGATGTTGAATGAGCCCCCTGGAGAGCTGGCGGACGTCTCTGACGTAGAGGGGGAGGTTGGTGCCATAGGTGAGGAGGCCCCACAGATGAACTATATCCAGGTGACACCGCAGGAGAAGGAAGCTATAGAAAGG CTGAAGGCACTGGGCTTTCCAGAGAGCCTGGTGATCCAGGCCTACTTCGCGTGTGAAAAAAATGAGAACTTGGCTGCCAACTTCCTCCTGAGTCAGAACTTTGATGATGAGTGA
- the Rad23a gene encoding UV excision repair protein RAD23 homolog A isoform X1: MLYEDPGLPHCSGPVMAVTITLKTLQQQTFKIRMEPEETVKVLKEKIETEKGRDAFPVAGQKLIYAGKILSDDVPIKEYHIDEKNFVVVMVTKAKAGQGTPAPPEVSPTAAPESSTPFPPAPASGMSHPPPTSREDKSPTEDSATPTSPESISGSVPSSGSSGREEDAASTLVTGSEYETMLTEIMSMGYERERVVAALRASYNNPHRAVEYLLTGIPGSPEPEHGSVQESQVPEQPAAEAAGENPLEFLRDQPQFQNMRQVIQQNPALLPALLQQLGQENPQLLQQISRHQEQFIQMLNEPPGELADVSDVEGEVGAIGEEAPQMNYIQVTPQEKEAIERLKALGFPESLVIQAYFACEKNENLAANFLLSQNFDDE; this comes from the exons ATGTTGTACGAGGATCCCGGGCTGCCGCATTGCTCCGGCCCCGTCATGGCCGTCACCATTACACTTAAAACGCTGCAGCAGCAGACCTTCAAGATACGCATGGAGCCTGAGGAGACG GTGAAGGTTCTGAAAGAGAAGATAGAAACTGAGAAGGGCAGAGATGCTTTCCCTGTGGCTGGACAGAAACTCATCTATGCTGGCAAGATCTTGAGTGATGATGTCCCCATCAAGGAATACCATATAGATGAGAAGAACTTTGTGGTTGTCATGGTGACCAAG GCCAAGGCTGGCCAAGGTACTCCAGCACCCCCAGAGGTCTCTCCCACTGCTGCCCCGGAGTCCTCTACACCTTTCCCTCCAGCTCCGGCATCAGGCATGTCCCATCCTCCACCTACCAGCAGAGAGGACAAGAGCCCAACAGAGGATTCAGCCACCCCAACGTCTCCAGAATCCATTTCCGG CTCTGTTCCCTCTTCAGGTAGCAGCGGGCGAGAGGAAGACGCAGCTTCCACATTAG TGACTGGCTCTGAGTATGAGACGATGCTGACTGAGATCATGTCCATGGGCTACGAGCGCGAGCGGGTTGTGGCCGCATTGAGGGCCAGCTACAACAACCCCCACAGAGCTGTGGAGTACTTACTCACG GGAATTCCCGGAAGCCCGGAACCAGAACATGGTTCTGTCCAGGAGAGCCAGGTACCCGAACAGCCGGCCGCAGAGGCAG CAGGGGAGAACCCCCTGGAGTTCCTGCGGGACCAGCCCCAGTTCCAGAACATGCGGCAAGTGATTCAGCAGAACCCAGCGCTGCTTCCTGCACTGCTCCAGCAGCTGGGCCAGGAGAACCCTCAGCTCTTGCAG CAAATTAGCCGTCACCAGGAGCAGTTCATCCAGATGTTGAATGAGCCCCCTGGAGAGCTGGCGGACGTCTCTGACGTAGAGGGGGAGGTTGGTGCCATAGGTGAGGAGGCCCCACAGATGAACTATATCCAGGTGACACCGCAGGAGAAGGAAGCTATAGAAAGG CTGAAGGCACTGGGCTTTCCAGAGAGCCTGGTGATCCAGGCCTACTTCGCGTGTGAAAAAAATGAGAACTTGGCTGCCAACTTCCTCCTGAGTCAGAACTTTGATGATGAGTGA
- the Rad23a gene encoding UV excision repair protein RAD23 homolog A isoform X3 yields the protein MLYEDPGLPHCSGPVMAVTITLKTLQQQTFKIRMEPEETVKVLKEKIETEKGRDAFPVAGQKLIYAGKILSDDVPIKEYHIDEKNFVVVMVTKAKAGQGTPAPPEVSPTAAPESSTPFPPAPASGMSHPPPTSREDKSPTEDSATPTSPESISGSVPSSGSSGREEDAASTLVTGSEYETMLTEIMSMGYERERVVAALRASYNNPHRAVEYLLTGIPGSPEPEHGSVQESQVPEQPAAEAGENPLEFLRDQPQFQNMRQVIQQNPALLPALLQQLGQENPQLLQQISRHQEQFIQMLNEPPGELADVSDVEGEVGAIGEEAPQMNYIQVTPQEKEAIERSPACSKLLARPGGDRWASFGLCPSSLQPDGEAPACFPIP from the exons ATGTTGTACGAGGATCCCGGGCTGCCGCATTGCTCCGGCCCCGTCATGGCCGTCACCATTACACTTAAAACGCTGCAGCAGCAGACCTTCAAGATACGCATGGAGCCTGAGGAGACG GTGAAGGTTCTGAAAGAGAAGATAGAAACTGAGAAGGGCAGAGATGCTTTCCCTGTGGCTGGACAGAAACTCATCTATGCTGGCAAGATCTTGAGTGATGATGTCCCCATCAAGGAATACCATATAGATGAGAAGAACTTTGTGGTTGTCATGGTGACCAAG GCCAAGGCTGGCCAAGGTACTCCAGCACCCCCAGAGGTCTCTCCCACTGCTGCCCCGGAGTCCTCTACACCTTTCCCTCCAGCTCCGGCATCAGGCATGTCCCATCCTCCACCTACCAGCAGAGAGGACAAGAGCCCAACAGAGGATTCAGCCACCCCAACGTCTCCAGAATCCATTTCCGG CTCTGTTCCCTCTTCAGGTAGCAGCGGGCGAGAGGAAGACGCAGCTTCCACATTAG TGACTGGCTCTGAGTATGAGACGATGCTGACTGAGATCATGTCCATGGGCTACGAGCGCGAGCGGGTTGTGGCCGCATTGAGGGCCAGCTACAACAACCCCCACAGAGCTGTGGAGTACTTACTCACG GGAATTCCCGGAAGCCCGGAACCAGAACATGGTTCTGTCCAGGAGAGCCAGGTACCCGAACAGCCGGCCGCAGAGGCAG GGGAGAACCCCCTGGAGTTCCTGCGGGACCAGCCCCAGTTCCAGAACATGCGGCAAGTGATTCAGCAGAACCCAGCGCTGCTTCCTGCACTGCTCCAGCAGCTGGGCCAGGAGAACCCTCAGCTCTTGCAG CAAATTAGCCGTCACCAGGAGCAGTTCATCCAGATGTTGAATGAGCCCCCTGGAGAGCTGGCGGACGTCTCTGACGTAGAGGGGGAGGTTGGTGCCATAGGTGAGGAGGCCCCACAGATGAACTATATCCAGGTGACACCGCAGGAGAAGGAAGCTATAGAAAGG AGCCCAGCCTGCTCAAAGTTGCTGGCAAGACCAGGAGGTGACAGATgggcctcttttggcctctgtccCAGCTCCCTGCAGCCAGATGGAGAGGCGCCTGCTTGCTTCCCCATCCCCTGA
- the Dand5 gene encoding DAN domain family member 5: MLRGQLTTLLGLFSGVWLPTGSGRPRVPSTPTQAWAAANHSWTLDPLVPASALGSWKAFLSLQDKQQGAGGLQGGQREAAGVSLPLVPQEVLQETCKAVAFIQVLSRPGCTAARVLNHLCFGHCSSFYIPSSDPTPVVLCNSCVPAQKRWTSVVLWCGAGHKASPRRLRVTVTLVQKCQCGPKL; encoded by the exons ATGCTCCGTGGCCAGTTAACCACGCTGCTGGGTCTGTTCAGTGGGGTGTGGCTACCCACAGGCTCAGGGAGGCCTAGGGTCCCATCTACCCCTActcaggcctgggctgctgccaatcACAGCTGGACTCTGGATCCTCTGGTACCAGCCTCTGCCCTGGGTAGCTGGAAGGCCTTCTTGAGTCTACAAGACAAACAGCAAGGAGCAGGTGGGCTgcagggagggcagagagaggctgCTGGTGTGTCTTTACCCTTGGTCCCCCAGGAAGTACTCCAGGAGACTTGTAAAGCTGTGGCCTTTATTcag GTGCTCTCCAGGCCTGGTTGCACAGCGGCCAGGGTCCTTAATCATCTGTGTTTTGGACATTGTTCCTCCTTCTACATTCCCAGCTCAGATCCCACCCCGGTCGTCCTCTGCAACAGCTGTGTGCCAGCTCAAAAGCGCTGGACATCGGTGGTGCTGTGGTGTGGGGCTGGCCATAAAGCCTCCCCTCGGCGGCTGAGGGTGACTGTTACCCTAGTGCAGAAGTGCCAGTGTGGCCCGAAGCTGTGA
- the Gadd45gip1 gene encoding growth arrest and DNA damage-inducible proteins-interacting protein 1: MAAAATPTRGLLRLSVALGPRSSNYHAPPPPRRRPGPQWPDPENLLSPRWQLGPRYAAKQFARHGAASGVAPACLWPSPEQLRELEAEEREWYPSLATMQESLRAKQQAEEARRRAREQHIAECMAKMPQMIETWRQQKRERWEKAQADKERRARLQAEAQERLGYHVDPRSARFQELVQDLDKQQRKRLKEERQRRKKEAAQAAAVASAEAQDPAVSGEPSS, translated from the exons ATGGCGGCGGCTGCGACGCCGACGCGCGGCCTCCTGCGGCTCTCGGTGGCCCTGGGTCCCAGGTCCTCCAACTACCATGCGCCACCGCCCCCGCGCCGCCGCCCCGGACCCCAGTGGCCAGACCCGGAGAACCTGCTGAGCCCGCGATGGCAGCTAGGGCCGCGCTATGCGGCCAAGCAGTTCGCGCGGCACGGCGCCGCCTCGGGGGTGGCCCCCGCCTGCCTGTGGCCGTCCCCGGAGCAGCTGCGCGAGCTGGAGGCGGAGGAGCGGGAATGGTACCCGAGCTTAGCGACCATGCAAGAGTCGCTGCGCGCGAAGCAGCAGGCCGAGGAGGCAAGGCGTCGTGCCAG GGAGCAGCACATTGCAGAGTGCATGGCCAAGATGCCGCAGATGATCGAGACCTGGCGGCAGCAGAAGCGGGAACGCTGGGAGAAAGCTCAGGCTGACAAGGAGCGCAGGGCCCGGTTACAGGCTGAGGCCCAGGAGCGCCTGGGTTACCACGTGGACCCGAGGAGTGCCCGCTTCCAGGAACTAGTTCAGGACCTGGACAAGCAGCAGCGCAAGCGCCTCAAGGAGGAGAGGCAGCGGAGGAAGAAGGAGgcggcccaggctgctgctgtggcttctgCTGAAGCCCAGGACCCAGCAGTGTCTGGGGAACCCAGCTCCTGA
- the Rad23a gene encoding UV excision repair protein RAD23 homolog A isoform X4: MLYEDPGLPHCSGPVMAVTITLKTLQQQTFKIRMEPEETVKVLKEKIETEKGRDAFPVAGQKLIYAGKILSDDVPIKEYHIDEKNFVVVMVTKAKAGQGTPAPPEVSPTAAPESSTPFPPAPASGMSHPPPTSREDKSPTEDSATPTSPESISGSVPSSGSSGREEDAASTLVTGSEYETMLTEIMSMGYERERVVAALRASYNNPHRAVEYLLTGIPGSPEPEHGSVQESQVPEQPAAEAAGENPLEFLRDQPQFQNMRQVIQQNPALLPALLQQLGQENPQLLQQISRHQEQFIQMLNEPPGELADVSDVEGEVGAIAEGTGLSREPGDPGLLRV, from the exons ATGTTGTACGAGGATCCCGGGCTGCCGCATTGCTCCGGCCCCGTCATGGCCGTCACCATTACACTTAAAACGCTGCAGCAGCAGACCTTCAAGATACGCATGGAGCCTGAGGAGACG GTGAAGGTTCTGAAAGAGAAGATAGAAACTGAGAAGGGCAGAGATGCTTTCCCTGTGGCTGGACAGAAACTCATCTATGCTGGCAAGATCTTGAGTGATGATGTCCCCATCAAGGAATACCATATAGATGAGAAGAACTTTGTGGTTGTCATGGTGACCAAG GCCAAGGCTGGCCAAGGTACTCCAGCACCCCCAGAGGTCTCTCCCACTGCTGCCCCGGAGTCCTCTACACCTTTCCCTCCAGCTCCGGCATCAGGCATGTCCCATCCTCCACCTACCAGCAGAGAGGACAAGAGCCCAACAGAGGATTCAGCCACCCCAACGTCTCCAGAATCCATTTCCGG CTCTGTTCCCTCTTCAGGTAGCAGCGGGCGAGAGGAAGACGCAGCTTCCACATTAG TGACTGGCTCTGAGTATGAGACGATGCTGACTGAGATCATGTCCATGGGCTACGAGCGCGAGCGGGTTGTGGCCGCATTGAGGGCCAGCTACAACAACCCCCACAGAGCTGTGGAGTACTTACTCACG GGAATTCCCGGAAGCCCGGAACCAGAACATGGTTCTGTCCAGGAGAGCCAGGTACCCGAACAGCCGGCCGCAGAGGCAG CAGGGGAGAACCCCCTGGAGTTCCTGCGGGACCAGCCCCAGTTCCAGAACATGCGGCAAGTGATTCAGCAGAACCCAGCGCTGCTTCCTGCACTGCTCCAGCAGCTGGGCCAGGAGAACCCTCAGCTCTTGCAG CAAATTAGCCGTCACCAGGAGCAGTTCATCCAGATGTTGAATGAGCCCCCTGGAGAGCTGGCGGACGTCTCTGACGTAGAGGGGGAGGTTGGTGCCATAG CTGAAGGCACTGGGCTTTCCAGAGAGCCTGGTGATCCAGGCCTACTTCGCGTGTGA